The sequence TGCCGCTGTATCAGAAGGCGTTAGGATTCCCACTGAAAGCGATTATAGGCATGGGAACAAAGGTAAATAAACATATTGTTGATTTAAAGTCACTGGTAGTTTTAAGTATATTGCCATTTAATATTTTAAAGGGAACTGTTGTTTCGTTTATTACATTAGTGTTATATAAAAAGGTATCTCCTATCCTCCACGATTAAAATTTGCAGGATTTTTTTCCTCTATGTAGAATATATGTATTTAAAAAGGACAGCTGGCCTTCCTGTCATTCATGTACCCGAGAGGGTAATTTTTATCGAAAGGAGGGAACCCTGGTTAAGAAGGGGAGGTCATTGACTATTTTGAACCAGGGATAAGCTCTGAAGAAGATTGAAGCGATAATACGCCCGAGTAAACTAAATGATATAAAAGAGGCTTTGAGGGAGTACGGAATTAGGGGTATGACGGTATCCAATGTAGCTGGATGTGGTCTCCAAAAAGGGTTTACGGAAGTATACAGGGGAACACAGCTGGTTATAAATCTACTTCCAAAGGTAAAGCTGGAGATAGTTGTAAAGGATGCCAAAGTGGACGACGTCGTCCAGATCATATCCAGGATTTCAAGGACCGGCAGCGTAGGAGATGGGAAGATATTCATATATCCTGTGGAACAGGCTATAAGGATCAGAACAGGTGAAACAGGAGATGATGCTATTTAAAGATAAAGCGGCTGTATGCCGCTTTTTTCTTGTATTTATTTGTGAATTGGGATAAAATTATTTTTGAGGTGTTTTGGATTGAAATTACACTATATAAGCAAGAAATACGAAGATACATATACATTTGGTTATAAGTTAGGTAAGGCCTTGGGGAAAGGCGATGTGGTTTGCCTTACGGGAGAACTGGGTGCTGGCAAGACGTCGATGGTAAAAGGAATAGCCAGAGGTTTAGGTATAAAAGAGGACGTGACAAGCCCAACTTTTACTATTGTAAATGAGTACAGTGGCCAGTTCCCTCTTTATCATTTTGATGTGTACAGGATTTTAAGCCCTGATGAGATGATGGAAATAGGTTTTGATGAATATCTGTATGGCGATGGAGTGTGCGTTATAGAATGGGCTGATTTAATTGAAAACATGATTCCTGAAGAGGCTATATGGATCGATATAAGATATTTAAAAGATGATGAAAGAATCATAGAGCTTATGGGGCCCGATGATAAATTGCTGCGTATAATAGAAGGGATGGATTGCATAGATGAAGGTCTTAGCAATTGATACGGCTACGGCGCTGGCTTCTGTAGCATTGACAGAAGAAGATAAAGTAATAGCAGAGTGTTCTGTTAGCAATATTAAGACAC is a genomic window of Caldanaerobius fijiensis DSM 17918 containing:
- a CDS encoding P-II family nitrogen regulator, producing MKKIEAIIRPSKLNDIKEALREYGIRGMTVSNVAGCGLQKGFTEVYRGTQLVINLLPKVKLEIVVKDAKVDDVVQIISRISRTGSVGDGKIFIYPVEQAIRIRTGETGDDAI
- the tsaE gene encoding tRNA (adenosine(37)-N6)-threonylcarbamoyltransferase complex ATPase subunit type 1 TsaE, with the protein product MKLHYISKKYEDTYTFGYKLGKALGKGDVVCLTGELGAGKTSMVKGIARGLGIKEDVTSPTFTIVNEYSGQFPLYHFDVYRILSPDEMMEIGFDEYLYGDGVCVIEWADLIENMIPEEAIWIDIRYLKDDERIIELMGPDDKLLRIIEGMDCIDEGLSN